A region from the Gossypium hirsutum isolate 1008001.06 chromosome A08, Gossypium_hirsutum_v2.1, whole genome shotgun sequence genome encodes:
- the LOC107888737 gene encoding interactor of constitutive active ROPs 2, chloroplastic, whose product MDSDALVSAMNEIQKLKVQLEKVYKSESTQMKHTESAHANIQNMKIELTKTLFLVEKIKSKLTDCEESEAQGLELVSKTRMQLEVANKMIENLYSDATKETEAYNMLLLELEQSKELSQKEAKLRAELTRTKANVKELRQKNKGLRESKLAAKLKKLEFDLKKLKDNLIVNETELKTMTKQNKMLKREIESKMKSDESVVVSLEASKVVEQATLIRVRYLTKKIDKFNRGAARLTEELESAQAANTSMEAELKRLKVQANRWREAATAMLSNNGKYSDKTIPFDITIRSPKWESIDGDDDDGDYLSKEKNNMLRKIGVL is encoded by the exons ATGGATTCAGATGCATTGGTTTCTGCTATGAACGAAATTCAAAAGCTTAAAGTTCAGCTTGAAAAGGTCTATAAATCTGAATCTACTCAAATGAAGCATACTGAATCTGCACATGCTAATATTCagaatatgaaaattgaattgaccAAAACTCTTTTTTTGGTCGAAAAAATCAAGTCCAAGCTCACTGATTGTGAAGAATCTGAAGCACAGGGTCTTGAACTTGTTAGCAAAACCCGAATGCAACTTGAAGTAGCAAATAAAATGATCGAAAATCTATATTCCGATGCAACCAAAGAAACTGAAGCTTACAACATGTTACTATTGGAGTTGGAACAATCAAAAG AGTTGTCCCAAAAAGAAGCCAAACTCAGGGCCGAATTAACTAGAACCAAAGCCAATGTTAAAGaattgagacaaaaaaataaGGGTCTTCGAGAATCCAAACTTGCGGCGAAGTTGAAGAAGTTAGAGTTCGATTTGAAAAAACTGAAAGATAACTTGATCGTCAATGAAACAGAACTAAAGACCATGACCAagcaaaacaaaatgctcaaaaggGAAATCGAGAGTAAAATGAAGAGTGATGAATCGGTTGTTGTGTCGTTAGAAGCATCAAAAGTTGTAGAGCAAGCAACATTGATAAGAGTCAgatatttaactaaaaaaatcgataaatttaacCGAGGAGCAGCTCGATTGACTGAAGAGCTTGAATCAGCGCAAGCAGCAAACACATCAATGGAAGCCGAGTTGAAGAGACTTAAAGTGCAAGCAAATCGATGGAGAGAAGCAGCTACTGCTATGTTGTCTAACAATGGGAAATATTCAGACAAGACAATACCTTTCGATATAACCATCAGATCACCGAAATGGGAAAGCATCGATGGTGACGACGATGATGGCGATTATTTATCGAAAGAGAAGAACAATATGTTGAGAAAGATTGGTGTGTTATAG